A stretch of DNA from Mesorhizobium onobrychidis:
TGGAGAGCTTGAAGTGCCGCCAGCGATGCGGGCTGAGACCGTGGGCCTTCCAGATACCCTGCACCGTCGACGCTGCAATGCCGGCGACCTTGGCCATCGCGCGCAGCGTCCAATGGGTCGCCTCATGCGGCGGCGGAGCCTGCGTCAGGCGGACGATCTCGGCGACATGCTTCGGCGGGACCGGCGCCTTTCCAGGCGGACGGGACCGGTCGCGCAGCAGTCCATCGACGCCTTCGTGCATGAACCGCTCCTGCCAGCGCCAGACACAGGTCTTGGACTTGTCGGTCTCGGCCATGATGGCCGAGGTGCCCAGACCATCGCCGCTCAGAAGGACAATACGCGCCCGCCAGACATGCTTCTGCGGGCTTCCAGGGGCCGCGACGATCGCTTGCAAGCGCTGACGATCGCTGGCCGAAACGGTGTAGGAGATGCCATTGCGCATGCATCAAACTCGCACGCCACACCGCAAAACGGAATCCCAACATCGGACTCTTTTGATCCGATCAATCCACTAGCGAGTTTACGTATCAGCGTGTTGAGGGAGGAAGACTCCACATTGCTGAACAGCTTGTACTGCTGTCCTCGATCAGCCAATAGGGAGATGACCTGCGGCAGCAAGCTTGACTTGCCGACACCGCTGGGGCCGTCGAAAGCTACAATCGTGCGACCCATTTCGCTTGCACCCAAGCATGCGTTGCGGAAGAATCAACAGAGAATCACTACTATATACACGCATTATTAATTGAGAAAACTTGAGAAAAATAGAAGATCAGAGCTGGTCGACTTCACTCTGAAGTGGAACTGGCACATACGGATCCGTCGGTGAATGGAGGAACATTTGCTCAACCCGATGCCCTGCCGCTTCAACTAAAACCCTGGCCATCGCGGGAAGTTCGGTTCTTGCCCGGCGGTGGTCGTCGAGGGAAATGGGCGAAGGGGCTTCGGGCGCATCGATTCGCAACACGTTGTCCTTGCCAACCAGAAGATACGCTTGTCCGAGGGCATTCAGTGATTGGGCCCGCATAGAGCCAAAGTAGATGTCGCGCCATTGTAGGATCCCGCCTTTGGACTTGGCAGCGTCGACCGTGAAAGCGGTCTCTCCACAGCCGAGGCTCAGGATCTGGATATTGGCACGGTCGATGTCGAAACACGCCATCGTATCGACAAGGGCGTTCATCGTCGGGTTGTTTGCCCATAGGCCGCCGTCGACCATCGTGTAGCCGTTGTTGGGAAGGGCCTGAAAGAACGTCGGCGCCGCCGCCGTCGCAAGCCCGACCCGGACCATCCGCTCAAACCGGTCCTTTTTGTAATCGGGATGGTGAGGGGTTTTGTACAACCACGGCTCGCCATAGCGCCCCTCAAAGCTTGGGATCACCAGACGGTTGCGGGCCATCCCGAACGGGGCGTCGTCGAAAATGCGCAGCAGCTCGCTTTCGAGGTTATCGCGGTCATACGCATAGCGGCCGATGCGTCGCGCCTTGCGCAACACGCGCTGGACGGCATTGGGCGGCGGAAAAATCAGACCGCCGCGTTCGACATAGATGTCGCGGATCTCGCGCGCCGTTTTGCCGTGCGAAAGACCCAGCGCGACAATGCCGCCGGTCGAGGTGCCGGCAATCATGTCGAAACACGCAGCAATCGATTTGCCGCCAAGGAAGCGTTGCTCGAGCTCGGCGAGAATCGCTGCGGGCAGGATGCCGCAGATGCCGCCACCGTCGATCGACAGGATGCGGAAGGGCCGGTCCTTCGGCCAAGGGAGCTGTGCACGCCGTTTCTGGGCGGTGCCATCGGAGCGGCGAGGGGGGAGGTAGGTCATCTATTCACCTGCCAGGCGCGGCGGTTCGATTTGTTTACCGGTGCCGGTCCACGTTCGCGTGGCGCGCCAGCCTTCATAGGAGGTCAGCCAGTCAATCGTCCACGGCACGGTAGTTTCGGCAACCGACATGAAGGGCGACCATTCATCCGAATCCGGATCGAACATGCATAGCACCACATCGAGCGGGCCGCGGCCGATGTAATAGACGTGCGGCAGCTGGCCTTCCGGATCGCCGCGCCGTGGCCGCAGCGGCGGAGTCAGGATTTTCACCCGCGGCTGCATGCGGCGGTTGTCGAGCTTTTCGATGAGGGAAGGGGCCCGGAACGCGATCTCAACCTGGAAGGTCTGCAGCAGGGGCCGCAACGGCCCCCGCCATGTCGCGGAAGCGCCTTCACGGGTGGCTAGTACCAGCAGCGGCCAACGGTCGGCCATCTCGGCGATCTGGCGCTCGATGGTGTAGGCGGCGGCGGTCAACGCCGTTCCCCCATGTTGGTGTGGGAACTGGCAGCCACCGGCGAGGCAGCGGCGACCGAACTGATAATCGCCGGTGCGGCGGGCACGAACAAGCCGCCTTTGCGGGTGTAACCCTGCTCAAGAGCACGGATCGCATGCCCGGTCCGGTCATTGAAGGTCCGAAGCGTCTTCGAGACAACCCGGTCGCCGAACCGGTTGCGCAGCCAGTCCTGAAGGTCCTCCAACTGCACGTCTCCCTGCTTGATCGCTTGGAGCCCGTCGGCTAGGTCGCGCAGGGCGGCGGCAAATGCGTCCTGCTGCATCTTGTTCTCCGGCCAGCGGTCGGTGAACCGATCCTCATCCCACTCCGGATTGCGGACATCGAGGAGCTGCCCCTGGCGTGATGCCGCCTCGATGGCGCGTGCTGTCCAGCGCGCCTGCCGGATCACCATGTCGGAGAGCAGCATGCCCGGCAGAGCCGCCTTGCCGGCATGACACGACAGCATCACCGACGGCGGGATCCGGCCTGCGGTGGATGCGTAGAGGACATTGCGGAAGCGCTTGATTAACTGCAACGCCACCGTGGCGGTGTTCTTGACGATGAGGGGGGTCTGTGTGGGCACCAGGTGCACGTCGGCATCGGCCATGAATTCGATGCCGTCGGCTTCGTAAAGCCGCTTGTTGTAGGCAAGCGCGAACCGCTCCTCCATCGGCGTCCGCGCGTTGTACCAACGACCGAACGCCCAGGCGTTCATCATCACCGGCTTGTGCAGATGGCGCGGCTCGCTCTGCTTGGCATGGAAAATCACACTCTCACGATCCTTCGCGGTCGCGAGGCGGCGGGACGGGGTCAGGTCAACATGCATGTTGTCGGC
This window harbors:
- a CDS encoding CBASS cGAMP-activated phospholipase, with amino-acid sequence MTYLPPRRSDGTAQKRRAQLPWPKDRPFRILSIDGGGICGILPAAILAELEQRFLGGKSIAACFDMIAGTSTGGIVALGLSHGKTAREIRDIYVERGGLIFPPPNAVQRVLRKARRIGRYAYDRDNLESELLRIFDDAPFGMARNRLVIPSFEGRYGEPWLYKTPHHPDYKKDRFERMVRVGLATAAAPTFFQALPNNGYTMVDGGLWANNPTMNALVDTMACFDIDRANIQILSLGCGETAFTVDAAKSKGGILQWRDIYFGSMRAQSLNALGQAYLLVGKDNVLRIDAPEAPSPISLDDHRRARTELPAMARVLVEAAGHRVEQMFLHSPTDPYVPVPLQSEVDQL
- a CDS encoding nucleotidyltransferase domain-containing protein — encoded protein: MNDQPRFPGVLGPAEPFLNPLDAILADLAISVQLPAGLHAKTGARYEAIRKHVERPGSPLYGRVLCFYPQGSMTIDATISTRGTDDEYDLDVVVELDVPEEMSPEEVLDLLESAVADYPVQAVERQSRCITLRYADNMHVDLTPSRRLATAKDRESVIFHAKQSEPRHLHKPVMMNAWAFGRWYNARTPMEERFALAYNKRLYEADGIEFMADADVHLVPTQTPLIVKNTATVALQLIKRFRNVLYASTAGRIPPSVMLSCHAGKAALPGMLLSDMVIRQARWTARAIEAASRQGQLLDVRNPEWDEDRFTDRWPENKMQQDAFAAALRDLADGLQAIKQGDVQLEDLQDWLRNRFGDRVVSKTLRTFNDRTGHAIRALEQGYTRKGGLFVPAAPAIISSVAAASPVAASSHTNMGERR